From the Kogia breviceps isolate mKogBre1 chromosome 3, mKogBre1 haplotype 1, whole genome shotgun sequence genome, one window contains:
- the BNC1 gene encoding zinc finger protein basonuclin-1, giving the protein MRCRNMFFSFKASLCGCGAATGLTLTAIGCTLNCSCQSFKPGKINHRQCDQCRHGWVAHALSKLRIPPVYPTSQVEIVQSNVVFDISSLMLYGTQAIPVRLKILLDRLFSVLKQDEVLQILHALDWTLQDYIRGYVLQDASGKVLDHWSIMTSEEEVATLQQFLRFGETKSIVELMAIQEKEGQSIIIPPSTANVDIRAFIESCSHRSGSLPPPADKGNPGSIHPFENLINNMTFMLPFQFFNPVPPALIESVPEPYVLEQGQDQSQDPKQEIHGPFPNSSFLTSSSTPFQVEKEQCLNCPGPVTKKEDSAHLSDSSSYNIITKLERTQLSPEGKVKSERNSLGTKKGRVFCTACEKTFYDKGTLKIHYNAVHLKIKHKCTIEGCNMVFSSLRSRNRHSANPNPRLHMPMNRNNRDKDLRNSLNLAASESYKRPGFRVTSLDCRPLPGYTGSGEDSQSQPAFPSIGQNGVLFPNLKTVQPVLPFYRSPATPAELANTPGMLPSLPMLSSSIPELVSSEMPFDALPKKKSRKSSMPIKIEKEAVDIADEKRHTLSSDEDMPLQVVSEDELEACSPRSDRAPSGSLGKPGLEGERPCHLKPAIESNRAIHQTPEQATYNSERETEQKSVLTVVPRDGEDGGREPHLTPGVEPCVPFPDYVKLQQRLLAGGLLSALSSRGMAFPCFEDSKELEHSGQHTLARPKEENRFQCDICKKTFKNACGVKMHHKNMHAKETHTCTMEGCKATFPSRRSRDRHSSNLNLHQKVLTQEVLESGEEHFRAAYLLKDMAKEACQDVAFTQQASPTPVIFKGTSRMGSLVYPVAQVHSAGRESYTPGLPSEGTILDLSTTSSMKSESSSHSSWDSDGASEEGTVLMEDSDGNCEGASLVPGEDDYPICVLMEKADQSLASLPSGLPITCHLCQKTYSNKGTFRAHYKTVHLRQLHKCKVPGCNTMFSSVRSRNRHSQNPNLHKSLASSPSHLQ; this is encoded by the exons ATGCGGTGTAGAAACATGTTCTTCTCATTTAAGGCATCTCTTTGTGGCTGCGGGGCTGCCACCGGTCTGACTTTGACA GCCATCGGCTGTACTCTGAACTGTAGCTGCCAAAGCTTCAAACCAGGGAAAATAAACCACCGTCAGTGTGACCAGTGCAGACATGGATGGGTGGCCCACG CTCTAAGTAAGCTAAGGATTCCCCCCGTGTATCCAACAAGCCAGGTGGAGATTGTCCAGTCCAACGTAGTGTTTGATATTAGCAGCCTCATGCTGTATGGGACCCAGGCCATCCCTGTTCGCCTAAAAATCCTACTGGACCGGCTCTTCAGTGTGTTGAAGCAAGATGAGGTCCTCCAGATCCTCCATGCCTTGGACTGGACCCTCCAGGATTACATCCGTGGATACGTGCTGCAG GATGCATCAGGAAAGGTGTTGGATCACTGGAGCATCATGACCAGTGAGGAAGAGGTGGCCACCTTGCAGCAGTTCCTTCGTTTTGGAGAGACCAAGTCTATCGTTGAGCTCATGGCAATTCAAGAGAAGGAAGGGCAGTCCATCATCATCCCACCCTCCACGGCGAACGTAGATATCAGGGCTTTCATCGAGAGCTGCAGCCACCGGAGTGGCAGCCTGCCCCCTCCTGCAGACAAAGGAAACCCCGGCAGTATACACCCCTTTGAGAACCTCATAAACAACATGACCTTCATGCTGCCCTTCCAGTTCTTCAACCCTGTGCCTCCCGCACTGATAGAGTCAGTGCCTGAACCATATGTGCTGGAGCAGGGTCAGGACCAAAGTCAGGACCCCAAACAGGAAATCCACGGACCCTTCCCCAACAGCAGCTTCTTAACTTCCAGTTCCACCCCATTTCAGGTTGAAAAAGAGCAATGTCTAAACTGTCCAGGTCCTGTTACTAAAAAGGAAGACAGCGCCCATCTAAGTGACTCCAGCTCATACAACATCATCACAAAGCTCGAAAGGACACAGTTGTCCCCAGAGGGCAAAGTGAAGTCCGAGAGGAACAGCCTCGGCACCAAGAAGGGCCGAGTGTTCTGCACAGCGTGTGAGAAGACCTTCTACGACAAAGGCACCCTCAAGATCCACTACAACGCCGTCCACCTGAAGATCAAGCATAAGTGCACCATCGAAGGCTGTAACATGGTGTTCAGCTCCCTGAGGAGCCGGAACCGCCACAGCGCCAACCCCAACCCCCGGCTGCACATGCCAATGAACAGAAACAACAGGGACAAAGACCTGAGGAACAGCCTGAACCTGGCTGCCTCTGAGAGCTATAAGCGCCCGGGTTTCAGGGTGACTTCTCTAGACTGTCGGCCTCTCCCTGGCTACACTGGTTCAGGGGAGGATTCCCAGAGCCAGCCAGCCTTCCCAAGCATTGGCCAAAACGGAGTGCTTTTTCCCAACCTGAAGACAGTCCAGCCGGTCCTTCCTTTCTACCGCAGTCCGGCCACCCCGGCTGAGCTAGCAAACACACCTGGGATGCTACCTTCCCTCCCTATGCTGTCCTCTTCAATCCCGGAACTGGTTTCCAGCGAAATGCCATTCGATGCCCTGCCCAAGAAGAAATCACGGAAGTCCAGTATGCCCATCAAAATAGAGAAGGAGGCTGTGGATATAGCGGATGAGAAGAGGCACACTCTCAGCTCAGATGAAGACATGCCCCTGCAGGTGGTCAGTGAAGATGAGCTGGAGGCCTGCAGCCCCCGGTCAGACAGAGCCCCATCGGGAAGCTTAGGGAAACCTGGTCTTGAAGGAGAGAGGCCCTGCCATCTCAAACCGGCGATCGAGTCCAACCGAGCCATCCACCAAACCCCCGAGCAGGCCACATACAACTCGGAGAGGGAGACTGAGCAGAAGTCAGTGCTGACCGTGGTGCCGCGGGACGGGGAGGATGGTGGCCGCGAACCTCACCTCACCCCCGGGGTGGAGCCCTGTGTCCCTTTTCCTGACTATGTCAAACTACAGCAGCGCCTGCTGGCTGGGGGCCTCCTCAGTGCTTTGTCCAGCCGGGGGATGGCTTTTCCTTGTTTTGAAGATTCCAAAGAGCTGGAGCACTCAGGTCAGCACACATTAGCGAGGCCAAAGGAGGAAAATCGCTTCCAGTGTGACATCTGcaagaagacttttaaaaacGCTTGCGGTGTGAAAATGCATCACAAGAACATGCATGCCAAAGAAACGCACACGTGCACGATGGAGGGCTGTAAGGCCACATTCCCTTCCCGCAGGAGCAGAGACAG ACACAGTTCAAACCTAAACCTCCACCAAAAAGTGTTGACTCAAGAAGTGTTGGAGAGCGGTGAAGAACATTTCCGTGCAGCTTACTTGTTGAAAGATATGGCTAAGGAGGCCTGTCAGGATGTGGCTTTCACACAGCAAGCCTCCCCGACACCTGTCATCTTCAAGGGAACGAGTCGGATGGGCAGCCTGGTTTACCCAGTAGCCCAAGTCCACAGCGCCGGCCGGGAGAGCTACACCCCCGGTCTGCCAAGCGAGGGCACCATCCTGGATTTGAGTACTACCTCGAGCATGAAATCGGAGAGTAGCAGCCACTCCTCCTGGGACTCAGACGGGGCAAGCGAGGAAGGCACCGTGCTCATGGAGGACAGCGATGGCAACTGTGAAGGGGCGAGCCTGGTCCCCGGGGAGGATGACTATCCCATCTGCGTCCTGATGGAGAAGGCCGACCAGAGCCTTGCCAGCCTGCCGTCTGGGCTGCCCATAACATGTCACCTCTGCCAAAAGACGTACAGTAATAAAGGGACCTTCAGGGCTCACTACAAAACTGTGCACCTCCGCCAGCTCCACAAGTGCAAAGTCCCAGGCTGCAACACCATGTTCTCGTCTGTTCGAAGTCGAAACAGACACAGCCAGAATCCCAACCTGCACAAAAGCCTAGCCTCCTCTCCAAGTCACCTCCAGTAA